In Haloimpatiens massiliensis, the following are encoded in one genomic region:
- a CDS encoding immune inhibitor A domain-containing protein, whose amino-acid sequence MKKIKLLSTILTASMLFTLTNPLAVRATTSGEFENSLPTIQRKAYNSKKFTSKPLVILIDFPDYKYTDLDKREKNFRINNFKGAETTDEFYENLFFGDEYYETSDGNKHITVNKFFKEESGGTYEFKGKVVGWYTADKKAKEYGSNDGSGDQPRARNLVKESIEKASKDLDLSEFDVEDKWDLDGDGNYNEPDGIIDSLVVIHPGLGEEWGGGSLGEDAIWPFRWGFNVFGEDMDKLSVENKQTIVAKNPTVKDRNGKEFKIEDFAVFEQDLPVDLFNHEFGHILGLPDLYGTNEPPVENWSIMGGSYAGDPRGSEPVSYGAYCREFLQKDFTKRGRIANWQNSEVLNLENIDEKGIDVVLDQASIKGQNNDTIRINLPECNDERVVTPPEGKYCYFSGKGDNLENYMSTKSPIELMGKNKSELSFRTWYNIDPGFDFASVQVKEVGTNDWISVRGNLTTDTVDQWVKDNETPEEIKRRNPGHGITGSSNKQWVDATFDLSNFKGRKVDLRFRFRTDSNTPEDGIYMDDIKVNVDGQIKYKDNAESDSMFNFDGFSKSNGVMSYNHYYLLEWRNSGGDTLVDKGLKTINIGRKGLEYDPGLVVWYINEKYAGFRPDQNTANHKGELFAGIVDADQNPVTYRYEKSGKSGADRINYQMHDAAFSLRTGSALKIEGKTSNDKYYVEDNHTFMNPVFSDDNDYTASSYNREAGLKLKKYGLKVFVTDESKDRSTAKIHIARFKDGKNTTAQDSSILKEVKVENNKLYVEAQAKYGDMAYIEYLGKNNKKQQVTLNYENGKYVGEVNFLSQDSSFKISHIVFIDAVGNAKAIYNNEVHKIFGADFTKIKTSTDNETENSSKEDDKTKVDDANNKDDTNTQEDTIKNTNSKPKESNNAERGKSSEILAKALPKTGGVTPMENYILGMILIASGIIGRKKLK is encoded by the coding sequence GTGAAAAAAATTAAGCTTTTAAGTACTATTTTAACAGCTTCTATGTTGTTTACATTAACCAATCCATTGGCAGTAAGAGCTACTACTAGCGGAGAGTTTGAAAATTCATTACCTACAATTCAAAGAAAAGCGTATAATAGTAAAAAATTCACATCAAAACCATTAGTTATTCTAATTGATTTTCCTGACTATAAATATACAGACTTAGATAAAAGGGAAAAAAATTTTAGAATCAATAATTTTAAGGGGGCAGAAACTACTGATGAATTTTATGAAAACCTTTTCTTTGGGGATGAATATTATGAGACTTCAGATGGAAATAAGCATATTACAGTAAATAAATTTTTCAAAGAAGAATCTGGTGGAACTTATGAATTTAAGGGGAAAGTCGTAGGTTGGTATACAGCTGATAAGAAGGCTAAAGAATATGGATCAAATGATGGTAGTGGTGATCAACCAAGAGCAAGAAATCTTGTAAAAGAATCTATAGAAAAAGCGTCTAAAGACTTAGACTTATCAGAATTTGATGTTGAGGATAAATGGGATTTAGATGGAGATGGAAATTATAATGAACCAGATGGAATAATAGATAGCTTAGTTGTAATTCATCCAGGACTTGGAGAAGAGTGGGGTGGAGGATCTTTAGGGGAAGATGCTATATGGCCATTCAGATGGGGGTTTAATGTTTTCGGGGAAGATATGGATAAGCTAAGTGTAGAAAATAAACAGACTATAGTTGCCAAAAATCCTACAGTAAAAGATAGAAATGGAAAAGAATTTAAAATAGAAGACTTTGCAGTATTTGAACAGGATTTACCAGTAGATTTATTTAATCACGAATTTGGACATATTCTTGGACTTCCAGATTTATATGGAACTAATGAACCACCAGTAGAAAATTGGTCTATAATGGGTGGAAGTTATGCTGGAGATCCTAGAGGCTCTGAACCAGTTAGCTATGGTGCCTATTGCAGGGAATTTTTGCAAAAAGATTTTACAAAGCGAGGTAGAATAGCTAATTGGCAAAACTCTGAGGTTTTAAATTTAGAAAATATAGATGAAAAGGGCATAGATGTAGTTTTAGATCAAGCTAGTATTAAGGGGCAAAATAATGACACTATAAGAATTAATTTACCAGAATGCAATGATGAGAGAGTGGTAACTCCACCGGAAGGTAAGTACTGCTATTTTAGTGGTAAAGGGGATAATTTAGAAAATTATATGTCTACTAAAAGTCCTATAGAATTAATGGGAAAAAATAAATCTGAATTAAGTTTTAGAACTTGGTATAATATAGACCCGGGTTTCGATTTTGCCTCAGTTCAAGTAAAGGAAGTAGGTACTAATGATTGGATTTCCGTAAGGGGAAACTTAACTACTGATACTGTAGATCAGTGGGTTAAGGATAATGAAACACCAGAAGAGATAAAAAGAAGAAATCCAGGTCATGGTATAACTGGTAGCTCAAATAAGCAATGGGTGGATGCAACTTTTGATTTAAGTAATTTTAAAGGTAGAAAAGTAGATTTAAGATTTAGATTCAGGACAGATAGTAATACTCCTGAAGATGGAATTTATATGGATGATATAAAGGTGAACGTAGATGGACAAATTAAATACAAAGACAATGCAGAAAGCGATTCAATGTTTAATTTTGATGGTTTTTCAAAATCAAATGGAGTTATGAGTTATAATCATTATTACTTACTTGAGTGGAGAAATAGTGGAGGGGATACCCTAGTGGATAAAGGTTTAAAAACTATTAATATAGGAAGAAAAGGACTAGAATATGATCCGGGATTAGTAGTTTGGTATATAAATGAAAAATATGCAGGGTTTAGGCCAGATCAAAATACAGCAAATCATAAAGGAGAATTGTTTGCAGGAATAGTGGATGCAGATCAAAATCCTGTAACATATAGATATGAAAAAAGCGGTAAATCTGGAGCAGATAGAATAAATTATCAAATGCATGATGCTGCATTTAGTTTAAGAACTGGTTCAGCTTTAAAAATAGAGGGCAAAACTTCTAATGATAAGTATTATGTTGAAGATAATCATACTTTTATGAATCCGGTATTTAGTGATGACAATGATTACACTGCTAGCAGTTATAATAGGGAAGCAGGTTTAAAATTAAAGAAATACGGTTTAAAGGTTTTTGTAACTGATGAAAGTAAGGATAGAAGTACAGCTAAAATTCATATTGCAAGATTTAAGGATGGAAAAAATACTACAGCACAAGACAGTTCTATATTAAAAGAAGTAAAAGTAGAAAATAATAAATTATATGTTGAAGCACAAGCTAAATATGGAGATATGGCTTATATAGAGTATTTAGGAAAAAATAATAAAAAGCAACAAGTAACTTTAAATTATGAAAATGGGAAATATGTAGGTGAGGTTAATTTCTTATCACAGGATAGTAGTTTTAAAATTAGTCATATTGTGTTTATAGATGCTGTAGGAAATGCTAAGGCTATCTATAATAATGAAGTTCATAAGATATTTGGAGCTGATTTTACTAAAATAAAAACATCCACTGATAATGAAACGGAAAATTCAAGTAAGGAAGATGATAAAACAAAAGTTGATGATGCAAATAATAAAGATGATACGAATACTCAAGAGGATACAATTAAAAATACAAATTCAAAACCAAAGGAAAGTAATAATGCAGAAAGAGGAAAGTCATCTGAGATTTTAGCAAAAGCTCTTCCAAAAACAGGTGGAGTAACTCCAATGGAAAATTATATTTTGGGTATGATTTTAATTGCAAGTGGAATAATTGGTAGAAAAAAATTAAAATAA
- a CDS encoding FadR/GntR family transcriptional regulator gives MSLRKIVPPTMKELFIKEIEGKILSGEWKIGDRLPTEREMAKKTNVSRTVINSGLYELAQNGFVEIIPRKGVFVGDYIRNGQLNTLLSIINFNGGKFDKKTFDSLTSYRIHFDCECAYLVAQNRTDDDLKLMSSIYKKALETTDNTEIFQLKFQFLHAIYCATGNNIYPLVCNSFKKLCITFNEIIYRIFGCEPITYMGKLIDAIEKKEPDRARRIMYEFLTERIDDLKQVYFKD, from the coding sequence ATGTCTTTACGTAAAATAGTACCTCCTACCATGAAAGAACTTTTTATTAAAGAAATTGAAGGGAAAATATTATCCGGAGAATGGAAAATTGGCGATCGATTGCCTACTGAAAGAGAGATGGCGAAAAAAACAAATGTGAGTCGAACTGTCATTAATTCAGGTCTCTACGAGCTTGCTCAAAACGGATTTGTTGAAATCATACCGAGAAAAGGCGTTTTTGTTGGAGATTATATTAGAAACGGGCAATTAAATACACTTTTGTCAATCATCAACTTCAATGGAGGAAAATTTGACAAAAAAACCTTTGACTCATTAACATCTTACCGCATACATTTTGATTGTGAGTGCGCATATTTAGTAGCTCAAAACCGCACGGATGATGATTTAAAACTTATGAGCTCCATTTATAAAAAAGCTCTTGAAACTACCGATAATACAGAAATATTTCAATTAAAATTTCAATTTCTTCATGCTATATATTGTGCTACAGGTAATAATATATATCCATTAGTGTGTAATTCTTTCAAAAAGCTTTGCATTACCTTTAATGAAATAATATATAGGATTTTTGGCTGCGAACCTATTACTTATATGGGCAAATTAATAGATGCCATTGAAAAAAAAGAGCCAGATAGAGCTCGAAGAATAATGTATGAATTTTTAACTGAGCGCATTGATGATCTGAAACAAGTGTACTTTAAAGACTGA
- the hypB gene encoding hydrogenase nickel incorporation protein HypB: protein MNTYKVIEIKQSVFDDNNHEADLLRKELKKERTFLLNLMSSPGSGKTSTLTKTINALKDEMKIGVMEADIDSDVDANTISQTGAKVVQLHTGGMCHLDADMTRQGLCALGTKQIDFAILENVGNLVCPAEFDTGASKNAMILSVPEGDDKPLKYPLMFSICDVLLINKIDTLDYFDFDLEECKKRVKKLNPNIKIIAISAKTGEGIEEWTNWLRNEVKIWNEQ, encoded by the coding sequence ATGAATACTTACAAAGTTATTGAAATTAAGCAAAGTGTCTTTGATGATAATAATCATGAAGCTGATTTGCTTAGAAAAGAATTAAAAAAAGAAAGGACATTTTTGTTGAATTTAATGTCATCACCTGGGTCTGGTAAGACCAGTACTCTCACAAAAACCATTAATGCTTTGAAAGATGAAATGAAAATAGGGGTTATGGAGGCAGATATTGATTCAGATGTTGATGCTAATACTATTTCTCAAACTGGTGCAAAGGTTGTCCAATTACATACAGGTGGAATGTGTCACTTGGATGCAGATATGACCAGACAAGGACTATGTGCATTAGGCACTAAACAAATTGATTTTGCAATTTTAGAGAATGTAGGAAATTTAGTTTGTCCCGCAGAATTTGATACTGGTGCATCAAAAAATGCAATGATATTAAGTGTTCCAGAAGGGGATGATAAGCCATTAAAATACCCTTTGATGTTTTCTATTTGTGATGTTCTATTAATTAATAAAATTGACACATTAGATTATTTTGATTTTGATTTAGAAGAATGTAAAAAGCGAGTAAAGAAATTGAATCCCAATATTAAAATTATTGCAATTTCTGCAAAGACAGGTGAGGGAATAGAAGAATGGACAAATTGGTTACGTAATGAAGTTAAAATATGGAACGAACAATAG
- a CDS encoding RNA-guided endonuclease InsQ/TnpB family protein yields the protein MIKALNIRLYPTQEQIILMYKHTGCMRFVYNWALAKQMDSYKLNSKKLSVTDLGKQLTVLKNTAGYEWLYEVSNATLKESIRDLDKAYTNFFNGRGFPKFKSKKKSEPRFYSRYDKIYFKDNFVNLEKIGKVKYRVDYDINLTTVTKFKNPRVHFNGRVWVLSIGIEDNIKTVKLNDFSLGIDLGISQLAITNIDKLDTRNVNKTNKVKKLSKKLKRLQRQCSRKYIMNKKGESYQKTKNIARLEKKIKKLHSKLKNIRLNHIHQTTYKMVKVKPYRIVMEDLKVSNIMKNKHLSRAIAEQGFNIFINQMKYKCEKYGIKFVQVPIFYPSSKTCSHCGNIKKDLKLSDRVYKCKCGFTCDRDKNASYNLANYGLV from the coding sequence ATGATAAAAGCATTAAATATACGGCTATATCCAACACAAGAGCAAATAATTTTAATGTATAAGCATACAGGCTGTATGAGATTTGTTTATAATTGGGCGTTAGCCAAGCAAATGGATAGCTATAAACTTAATAGCAAAAAACTATCAGTTACAGATTTAGGGAAACAATTAACTGTTTTGAAGAATACCGCAGGTTATGAGTGGTTATATGAAGTATCTAATGCAACACTTAAAGAGAGTATTAGAGACTTAGATAAAGCATATACTAATTTCTTTAATGGAAGAGGCTTTCCTAAATTTAAAAGCAAGAAAAAATCAGAACCTAGATTTTATAGCAGATATGACAAAATTTATTTTAAAGATAACTTTGTTAATCTTGAAAAGATAGGTAAAGTTAAATATAGGGTGGATTATGATATTAATTTAACTACTGTAACAAAGTTTAAAAATCCTAGAGTACATTTTAATGGCAGAGTATGGGTACTTTCAATAGGTATTGAAGATAATATTAAAACTGTTAAATTAAATGATTTTAGCTTAGGAATCGATTTAGGAATATCTCAATTAGCAATAACAAATATAGATAAATTAGACACTAGGAATGTTAATAAAACAAACAAAGTTAAAAAACTAAGTAAAAAGTTAAAAAGACTTCAAAGACAATGTTCAAGAAAATATATTATGAATAAGAAGGGAGAGAGTTACCAAAAAACCAAGAACATTGCAAGACTTGAAAAGAAGATTAAAAAACTTCATAGTAAACTTAAAAATATTAGATTAAACCATATACACCAAACTACTTACAAAATGGTGAAAGTCAAACCATATAGAATAGTTATGGAGGATTTAAAAGTATCTAATATCATGAAGAATAAGCACTTATCAAGGGCAATAGCAGAGCAGGGGTTTAATATTTTTATTAATCAGATGAAATATAAATGTGAAAAGTATGGTATTAAATTTGTTCAAGTACCTATATTTTATCCTTCAAGTAAAACATGTAGTCATTGTGGCAATATCAAGAAAGACTTAAAACTTTCAGATAGGGTTTATAAATGCAAATGTGGATTTACTTGTGATAGAGATAAAAATGCTTCATACAACCTTGCAAACTATGGTTTAGTATAA
- a CDS encoding FAD-dependent oxidoreductase: MAVKQKVLQFANQVSGNKPGSRGWFTENDARYRILEPVVTDEMAEVLLCMSLRKKVTAEEVAPLCGKSIKRTKELLLELADIGVCFVNTINGEDKFWYETWVPGIMEMMVNNRKNSYKYPQIAESFDAYGIENGPRSTGSFPPGVGLMRVIPIETSINGETRRASYEEISKYLNENEIFSVSDCACRTARELMGEGCGHLKEDMCIQLGHAAEYYIRTGRGRKITREEAFEIIERAEENGLMHQIPNLDGSGKTHAICNCCGCSCLSLRGASMFTNADMVRSNYVSHVDKDKCVACGECVANCPVNAIQLGQKLCSSKPVVEAIVREETPRNAEWGPDKWNVDYRINRKNVVDTGTSPCKTACPAHIAVQGYIKLASQGRYTDALELIKKENPFPAVCGRICPRKCESACTRGDIDDPIAIDEIKKFIAEQDLNMKNRYVPKKRHDYGKKIAIVGGGPAGLSCAYYLAIDGYRVTVFEKQKALGGMLTLGIPSFRLEKEVVNAEIDILRELGVEFKTGVEVGKDVTLNDLREQGYKAFYLAIGAQAGRKIGVEGEDAEGVISGVDFVRNVNLGEDINLKGNVIVIGGGNVAIDVARNATRVGALKVDMFCLESRDEMPALEEEIEEAMSEDITINNSWGPKRIVTEDGKVVGVEFKKCVSVFDENKRFNPTYDENDVKFVKADYVLLSVGQSIDWGNILAGSKAELNPNKTIKADLFTYQTGEPDIFAGGDSYTGPRFAIDAIAAGKQGAISIHRFVQPGQSLVNGRDRREYHELDKSSVEIGGYDNTQRQRPGHINGVNAKESFKDVRATFTEEQVKKETSRCLGCGAAITDEFMCVGCGQCTTKCKFDAISLVRKYDNEGVSLEKLKPVVVKNVIKRKGRITVRKFQKLFTKKH, encoded by the coding sequence ATGGCAGTAAAACAAAAAGTTCTTCAATTTGCAAATCAAGTTAGTGGCAATAAGCCTGGATCTAGAGGTTGGTTTACAGAGAATGATGCACGTTATAGAATTCTTGAACCTGTTGTTACAGATGAAATGGCAGAAGTTTTGCTTTGTATGAGCCTTAGAAAAAAAGTTACAGCAGAAGAGGTTGCACCTTTATGCGGAAAAAGTATTAAAAGAACAAAAGAACTTTTATTAGAACTGGCAGATATAGGTGTTTGCTTTGTTAATACTATCAATGGAGAAGATAAATTTTGGTATGAAACATGGGTACCAGGTATTATGGAGATGATGGTTAATAATAGAAAAAATTCTTATAAATATCCTCAAATTGCTGAATCCTTCGATGCATATGGCATAGAAAATGGACCGAGGTCAACAGGTAGTTTTCCACCAGGAGTTGGTCTTATGCGTGTCATCCCAATAGAAACTTCTATAAATGGGGAAACAAGAAGAGCATCCTATGAGGAAATATCAAAGTACCTTAATGAAAATGAAATTTTCTCAGTTTCCGATTGTGCTTGTCGTACTGCAAGAGAACTTATGGGTGAGGGTTGTGGTCACCTAAAAGAGGATATGTGTATTCAACTAGGTCATGCTGCTGAATATTATATTCGTACAGGAAGAGGTAGAAAGATTACTCGTGAAGAAGCTTTTGAAATTATAGAAAGAGCAGAAGAAAATGGTTTAATGCATCAGATACCAAACTTAGATGGTTCAGGAAAAACCCATGCCATTTGTAATTGCTGTGGATGTTCATGTCTTTCATTAAGGGGAGCTTCAATGTTTACAAATGCTGATATGGTTCGTTCTAACTATGTTTCTCATGTGGATAAGGATAAATGTGTTGCTTGCGGTGAATGTGTTGCAAATTGTCCAGTAAATGCTATACAGTTGGGGCAAAAGCTTTGTTCTAGCAAACCTGTTGTTGAAGCAATAGTAAGAGAGGAAACTCCACGTAATGCAGAGTGGGGTCCTGATAAATGGAATGTAGATTATAGAATTAATAGAAAGAATGTTGTTGACACAGGTACAAGTCCATGTAAAACTGCATGTCCTGCACATATTGCTGTACAAGGATATATTAAACTAGCATCTCAAGGAAGATATACAGATGCGTTAGAACTAATTAAGAAAGAAAATCCGTTTCCAGCAGTATGTGGACGTATTTGTCCTAGAAAATGTGAATCTGCTTGTACTAGAGGAGACATTGATGATCCAATCGCTATAGATGAAATTAAGAAATTCATTGCAGAACAGGATTTAAATATGAAAAATCGTTATGTGCCTAAAAAGAGACATGATTATGGAAAGAAGATTGCTATTGTTGGTGGTGGGCCAGCAGGACTGTCCTGTGCTTATTACTTAGCTATTGATGGATATAGAGTAACAGTATTTGAGAAACAAAAGGCTCTTGGAGGAATGCTGACATTAGGAATTCCATCTTTTAGGCTTGAAAAAGAAGTGGTTAATGCAGAAATTGACATTTTAAGAGAATTAGGCGTTGAGTTTAAAACAGGCGTTGAAGTTGGAAAAGATGTTACTCTTAATGATTTAAGAGAACAGGGATACAAAGCTTTTTATCTTGCAATTGGTGCTCAGGCAGGGAGAAAAATTGGCGTAGAAGGAGAAGATGCTGAGGGAGTTATTTCAGGCGTTGATTTTGTACGTAATGTAAACTTGGGAGAAGATATAAATCTTAAGGGGAATGTAATTGTAATCGGTGGCGGTAATGTTGCTATTGATGTGGCAAGAAATGCTACAAGAGTAGGAGCTTTAAAAGTTGATATGTTCTGTCTTGAAAGTCGTGATGAAATGCCAGCTCTTGAAGAAGAAATTGAGGAGGCAATGTCAGAAGATATTACCATCAATAATTCTTGGGGACCTAAGCGTATTGTTACAGAAGATGGTAAGGTTGTTGGAGTAGAGTTTAAGAAATGTGTTTCTGTATTTGATGAAAATAAAAGATTTAATCCTACTTATGATGAAAATGATGTTAAATTTGTTAAAGCAGACTATGTATTACTTTCAGTAGGTCAATCAATTGATTGGGGTAATATACTTGCAGGTAGTAAAGCAGAATTAAATCCAAATAAAACAATAAAAGCTGATCTATTCACTTATCAAACTGGAGAACCTGATATATTTGCTGGTGGCGATTCATATACTGGTCCAAGATTTGCTATAGATGCTATTGCCGCAGGTAAACAAGGGGCAATTTCAATTCATCGTTTTGTTCAGCCAGGACAAAGTTTAGTTAATGGTCGTGATAGAAGAGAGTATCATGAATTAGATAAGAGTAGTGTTGAAATTGGAGGATATGATAACACCCAAAGACAAAGACCAGGACATATAAATGGAGTAAATGCAAAAGAGTCATTTAAAGATGTACGTGCTACATTTACAGAAGAACAGGTGAAAAAGGAAACTAGTCGTTGCCTTGGTTGTGGTGCTGCAATTACAGATGAATTTATGTGTGTAGGATGTGGTCAATGCACAACTAAGTGTAAATTTGATGCTATTTCACTTGTTAGAAAATATGACAATGAAGGTGTGTCATTAGAAAAATTGAAACCAGTGGTTGTTAAGAATGTGATAAAACGTAAGGGAAGAATTACAGTTAGAAAGTTTCAAAAACTTTTTACAAAAAAGCATTAG
- a CDS encoding hydrogenase maturation nickel metallochaperone HypA, giving the protein MHELGVVIEVVNTIEKIAIKQKLTKIDTLVLQIGELSSMIPKYIEECYPAAVDGTMLQDTKLKIEIIPGNAICKECSKVFNIIKDGKKCPKCGSNHFGLLSGREFMIKEIIAY; this is encoded by the coding sequence TTGCATGAACTAGGTGTTGTAATTGAAGTTGTTAACACTATAGAAAAAATTGCAATAAAGCAAAAGCTTACTAAAATTGATACATTAGTTTTACAAATAGGAGAGCTTTCATCAATGATTCCAAAGTATATTGAGGAGTGTTATCCAGCAGCGGTTGATGGAACAATGTTGCAGGATACCAAATTGAAAATTGAGATAATACCAGGAAATGCTATTTGTAAAGAATGCAGCAAAGTTTTTAACATTATTAAAGATGGCAAAAAATGTCCCAAGTGTGGAAGTAATCACTTTGGATTATTAAGCGGAAGAGAGTTTATGATTAAGGAAATTATTGCCTACTAA
- a CDS encoding pentapeptide repeat-containing protein, whose protein sequence is MTYINEDKYTKELKVDCKKCFGLCCIALYFSASEGFPTNKDAGKPCINLQSDFTCSVHKNLRHKGLKGCTAYDCLGAGQKVAQVTFSGHDWRENPECASQMFETFLIMRQLHEMLWYLTQAFILQKDYHIKEEIGSLRDETERFTFLDVDSLLTLNLEAHRTKVNMLLKNTSEQVRIKAQRERNIILRNRKAKSHRLDYFGSDMRKSNLRGADLRGACLIASNLRGVDLSWADLIGADLRDADLSGANLENSIFLTQAQINTAKGDSHTKLPIMIARPNYWLK, encoded by the coding sequence ATGACATATATAAATGAAGATAAATATACTAAAGAACTAAAAGTTGATTGTAAAAAATGTTTTGGTTTATGTTGCATAGCACTGTATTTTTCAGCTTCGGAAGGTTTTCCAACAAATAAAGATGCGGGTAAACCGTGTATAAACCTACAATCAGACTTTACTTGTTCTGTTCACAAAAATCTTAGACATAAAGGGCTTAAGGGGTGCACTGCGTATGACTGCTTAGGTGCTGGTCAAAAGGTAGCTCAAGTTACTTTTAGTGGACATGATTGGCGGGAAAATCCAGAATGTGCTAGTCAAATGTTTGAAACGTTTTTGATTATGAGACAACTTCATGAAATGCTATGGTATCTTACTCAAGCATTTATTTTGCAAAAGGATTATCATATTAAAGAAGAAATAGGTTCATTAAGGGATGAAACTGAACGATTTACATTTCTAGATGTTGATTCACTATTAACATTGAATTTAGAGGCTCATAGAACGAAAGTTAATATGCTACTTAAAAATACTAGTGAACAGGTGCGTATTAAGGCTCAAAGAGAAAGGAATATTATTTTAAGAAACAGAAAAGCCAAATCTCATAGATTGGATTATTTTGGTTCGGATATGAGAAAGAGTAATCTTAGAGGAGCAGACTTGAGAGGAGCATGTCTCATTGCTTCAAATCTTAGAGGAGTGGATTTGAGTTGGGCGGACCTAATTGGTGCTGATCTGAGAGATGCAGATCTTAGTGGAGCTAATCTAGAAAATAGTATCTTTCTTACTCAAGCTCAGATCAATACGGCTAAGGGAGATTCACATACAAAGCTACCTATTATGATAGCTCGTCCAAACTATTGGTTAAAGTAA